The following proteins are co-located in the Streptomyces bottropensis ATCC 25435 genome:
- a CDS encoding lysophospholipid acyltransferase family protein, whose product MSEAATGRAASPEVPSPLGAEVGRRIGVGLMYGLWKPRVLGAWRVPTTGPVILAPNHSHIVDGPMVIGVAPRPSHFLVKKEAFVGPLGPFMRAVGQVEVDRSTADRTAITRALAVLAGGGVLGIFPEGTRGEGDFASLRAGLSYFAVRSGAPIVPVAVLGSTERRGRLVKGLPPLRSRVDVVFGDPFEAGDGSGRRTRKALDEATVRIQQQLGAHLEHARRLTGRR is encoded by the coding sequence GTGAGCGAAGCCGCCACGGGCCGGGCCGCGTCGCCCGAGGTTCCCTCGCCGCTCGGCGCCGAGGTGGGCCGGCGTATCGGCGTGGGCCTGATGTACGGGCTCTGGAAGCCGCGCGTGCTGGGCGCCTGGCGGGTCCCCACGACCGGCCCGGTGATCCTCGCCCCCAACCACTCCCACATCGTCGACGGCCCCATGGTCATCGGCGTGGCGCCCCGGCCCTCGCACTTCCTGGTCAAGAAGGAGGCGTTCGTCGGTCCGCTCGGCCCGTTCATGCGCGCCGTCGGCCAGGTGGAGGTCGACCGCTCGACCGCCGACCGCACCGCCATCACCCGCGCTCTCGCCGTCCTGGCGGGCGGTGGTGTGCTGGGCATCTTCCCGGAGGGCACCCGGGGCGAGGGCGACTTCGCCTCGCTGCGTGCCGGGCTCTCCTACTTCGCCGTGCGCAGCGGAGCGCCGATCGTGCCGGTGGCGGTGCTGGGAAGCACCGAGCGGCGCGGACGGTTGGTGAAGGGGCTGCCCCCGCTGCGCTCCCGCGTCGACGTGGTCTTCGGTGACCCGTTCGAGGCGGGCGACGGCAGCGGACGGCGTACGCGCAAGGCGCTCGACGAGGCGACCGTGCGCATCCAGCAGCAACTCGGCGCGCACCTGGAGCATGCCCGGCGGCTCACCGGCCGCCGGTAA
- the cmk gene encoding (d)CMP kinase, with protein MERATVIVAIDGPSGTGKSSTSKAVAAQLGLNYLDTGAQYRAITWWMVNNGIDIEDPTAIAAVAGKPDIVSGTDPSGPTITVDGTDVAGPIRTQEVTSRVSAVSAVPEVRARITELQRTIAADAANGIVVEGRDIGTTVLPDADLKIFLTASPEARAARRSGELKGADVQATREALLKRDAADSSRKTSPLAKADDAVEVDTSDLTLQQVIECVVTLVEDKRAGE; from the coding sequence GTGGAACGCGCCACAGTGATCGTTGCCATCGACGGCCCCTCCGGCACGGGCAAGTCGAGCACCTCGAAGGCCGTGGCCGCGCAGCTCGGGCTGAACTACCTGGACACGGGCGCCCAGTACCGGGCGATCACCTGGTGGATGGTCAACAACGGCATCGACATAGAAGACCCCACGGCGATCGCGGCCGTGGCCGGCAAGCCGGACATCGTGTCGGGGACGGACCCGTCCGGGCCGACCATCACCGTCGACGGCACGGACGTCGCCGGGCCGATCCGCACCCAGGAGGTCACCTCCCGGGTCAGCGCGGTCAGCGCCGTCCCCGAGGTGCGGGCGCGGATCACCGAACTGCAGCGGACCATCGCGGCGGACGCCGCGAACGGCATCGTCGTCGAGGGCCGCGACATCGGTACGACCGTACTGCCGGACGCCGACCTCAAGATCTTCCTCACCGCCTCTCCCGAGGCACGTGCCGCCCGCCGCAGCGGCGAGCTGAAGGGCGCCGACGTCCAGGCGACCCGCGAGGCACTCCTCAAGCGGGACGCGGCCGACTCCAGCCGCAAGACCTCGCCGCTCGCCAAGGCGGACGACGCGGTCGAGGTGGACACCTCGGACCTCACGCTCCAGCAGGTCATCGAGTGCGTGGTCACCCTCGTCGAGGACAAGCGGGCGGGCGAGTGA